From Xyrauchen texanus isolate HMW12.3.18 chromosome 36, RBS_HiC_50CHRs, whole genome shotgun sequence, one genomic window encodes:
- the LOC127629918 gene encoding stAR-related lipid transfer protein 13-like isoform X5 → MKLDVNLPKKKSEDSDEDDLFAISDKWTFEWSSRRWSRLEDIDCLLRGVENKNLDEQSALRTTTSSESVLTDLSEQEVSSIHSECSRGSGGICAHSAEDSDSSHRTCLDSVAMPDHTSLGVAHLSPDLSSYGSLPRKHSKRGRTRAKEFLGRMEALQLRGAMGGGGHRDHIISAPVLQQEPEAEKTLHCVEIINGDGSLVEPPSGMGFPSQSSSEGSSSQSSGSAVSTPNLKERNVHRADHKRSGMYLEDLDVFSSIIQGKRVAEQNRRNEFRSYEDLLVHIPKDHKPGTFPKALSIESLSPSTAISINWQSASTDSDFQCPPSIKEPHPITQCCSRGSRISIYDNVPGSHLYASTGDLIDLEKEDLFPHLDDILQHVNGLQQIVDHWSKNVLPISESSGQDQVYLNRDSKGGLQSSSQIMLDFERHSVLDGQATPSDGDRDGVSLNETESTGMRERRDSGVGASLTRPNRLRWPSFQISNRLSHSVASLQITSQSAAQLSLLQKFSLLRLTAIMEKYSMSNKHGWTWSVPKFMKRMKVPDYMDKNVFGVPLIVNVQRFGQPLPLGVQQALRYLRSQCLDQVGLFRKSGVKSRIQALRQMNESSPDDVNYEDQSAYDVADMVKQFFRDLPEPLLTSKLGETFLHIYQYVPKEQRLQAVQVAIMLMSDENREVLQTLLCFLSDVTSSVQENQMTPMNIAVCLAPSLFHLNILKKDNLAPRVMQMQKKYATGRPDQKDLNENLAATQGLAHMITECNRLFEIPHEMVTQSRNSYVEAELQAPTIEELCKQQHQEEEGEDKGSWPTFMKARLQGLLKDAREKAKGWVSCQSMGNTELSYKKVGDGNPLRRWRVSVEVEAPPSVVLNRVLRERHLWDVDLMNWKVCEVLDRQTEVFQYALNWMPPHPSRDFVVLRSWRTDLPRGTCSLVSVSIEHEDCPPVGGIRAIVMESNYLLEPCGSGKSRLTHICRVDLKGRTPEWYNKAYGHLCATEAARIRNSFQPIHTDGPETKI, encoded by the exons ATGAAACTTGACGTTAACCTCCccaagaaaaaa AGTGAAGACTCAGATGAAGATGATCTCTTTGCCATCAGTGACAAATGGACGTTTGAATGGAGCAGTCGCCGTTGGTCCAGGCTTGAAGACATCGACTGCCTCCTGAGGGGTGTGGAGAATAAAAACCTAGATGAGCAGTCTGCGTTGCGGACAACAACCAGCAGTGAGAGCGTTCTGACCGATCTGAGCGAACAAGAAGTCTCCTCAATTCACAGTGAGTGCAGTAGAGGCAGTGGCGGCATATGTGCACACAGCGCGGAAGACTCAGACAGCTCCCACCGTACCTGCTTGGACTCAGTAGCCATGCCCGACCACACATCACTGGGAGTGGCCCATCTCTCTCCAGATCTATCGAGCTATGGCTCGCTGCCCAGAAAGCACAGCAAGCGAGGCCGGACGCGAGCTAAGGAGTTCTTAGGCCGTATGGAGGCTTTGCAGTTACGGGGAGCCATGGGGGGTGGAGGACACCGGGATCACATTATAAGTGCCCCTGTTCTGCAACAGGAACCAGAGGCAGAGAAAACTCTCCACTGTGTGGAGATCATCAATGGGGACGGGAGTCTGGTAGAGCCGCCCTCTGGGATGGGGTTTCCATCTCAGTCAAGTAGTGAAGGAAGTAGCAGCCAGTCAAGTGGGAGTGCGGTCAGTACTCCAAACCTCAAGGAACGCAATGTTCACCGGGCCGATCACAAGCGCAGTGGGATGTACCTGGAAGACCTGGACGTGTTCTCCAGCATCATCCAGGGTAAGCGAGTAGCTGAGCAGAACCGTCGCAATGAGTTTCGCTCCTATGAAGACCTATTGGTACATATTCCTAAAGACCACAAGCCTGGAACCTTTCCTAAAGCTCTTTCTATAGAGAGTCTTTCTCCCTCAACAGCAATCTCCATCAACTGGCAATCGGCAAGCACAGACTCAGACTTCCAATGTCCACCCAGCATCAAAGAACCTCATCCCATCACCCAGTGCTGCTCTCGAGGCAGTCGGATCAGCATTTACGACAACGTACCTGGATCGCACCTCTATGCCAGCACTGGTGACCTTATAGACTTGGAAAAGGAAGATCTATTCCCACATTTGgatgatattttacagcatgtaaatgGGCTTCAGCAGATCGTGGACCATTGGTCCAAGAATGTACTGCCCATTAGTGAAAGTTCAGGGCAAGACCAAGTGTATCTGAATAGAGACAGCAAAGGGGGCTTGCAGTCTTCCAGTCAGATAATGCTGGACTTTGAAAGACACTCTGTGCTGGATGGTCAGGCTACGCCCAGTGACGGAGACAGGGATGGGGTCTCGCTTAATGAAACGGAATCTACAGGCATGAGGGAGAGGAGAGATTCTGGCGTAGGGGCTTCACTCACTAGACCAAACCG CTTACGATGGCCCAGCTTCCAGATTTCCAACCGCCTCAGCCATTCGGTTGCCTCTCTCCAGATCACCAGCCAATCTGCAGCCCAGCTTAGCTTGCTACAGAAATTTTCCTTGCTCCGTCTCACTGCCATTATGGAGAAGTACTCCATGTCCAACAAACACGGGTGGACCTG GTCTGTGCCGAAGTTTATGAAGAGGATGAAGGTTCCAGACTATATGGATAAGAATGTGTTTGGTGTTCCACTGATTGTGAATGTACAGCGCTTTGGTCAGCCACTACCTCTCGGTGTACAGCAGGCTCTGCGATACCTCAGGAGCCAATGCCTCGACCAG GTGGGTCTTTTTCGCAAGTCTGGGGTGAAGTCTCGTATCCAGGCTCTCCGACAGATGAATGAAAGTTCTCCAGATGATGTCAACTATGAGGACCAGTCTGCTTATGATGTGGCCGACATGGTCAAACAGTTCTTCAGGGATCTACCTGAGCCACTTCTGACCAGCAAACTGGGAGAAACCTTCCTCCATATTTATCAAT ATGTGCCCAAAGAGCAGCGCTTGCAGGCCGTGCAGGTGGCAATCATGCTGATGTCAGATGAGAACAGGGAGGTCCTCCAAACCCTACTTTGTTTcctcagtgatgtcacttcctctgTACAGGAAAATCAGATGACACCCATGAACATTGCAGTGTGTCTGGCACCCTCACTGTTTCATCTCAACATCCTGAAGAAGGACAATCTTGCACCAAG AGTTATGCAGATGCAGAAAAAGTATGCCACAGGAAGGCCAGACCAAAAGGACCTGAATGAAAACCTGGCTGCCACTCAGGGTCTGGCACACATGATCACAGAATGCAACCGCCTGTTTGAA ATTCCACACGAAATGGTGACCCAGTCACGGAACTCCTATGTGGAGGCGGAGCTTCAGGCTCCCACAATTGAGGAACTCTGCAAGCAACAGCATCAAGAGGAAGAGGGGGAAGATAAAGGCTCCTGGCCCACATTCATGAAGGCCAGACTACAGGGTCTCCTCAAAGACGCCCGGGAAAAGGCCAAAGGCTGGGTGTCCTGCCAGAGCATGGGCAATACTGAGCTGTCATATAAGAAG GTGGGTGATGGAAACCCGCTGCGGCGTTGGCGGGTCTCGGTGGAGGTGGAGGCCCCTCCATCGGTGGTTCTGAATCGTGTGTTGCGGGAGCGCCACCTGTGGGATGTGGATCTTATGAACTGGAAAGTGTGTGAGGTCCTGGACAGACAGACGGAAGTGTTCCAGTATGCCCTCAACTGGATGCCCCCCCACCCCAGCCGAGACTTTGTGGTGCTTAG GTCGTGGAGGACGGATCTGCCACGGGGGACATGTTCTCTGGTGTCTGTGTCCATCGAGCATGAGGACTGTCCGCCTGTAGGGGGCATCAGAGCAATAGTGATGGAGTCAAATTACTTACTGGAGCCTTGTGGATCTGGAAAGTCCAGACTTACCCACATCTGCAGAGTGGATCTGAA agggAGAACTCCGGAATGGTATAACAAAGCATACGGACACCTTTGCGCCACCGAAGCTGCCCGTATACGCAATTCTTTCCAGCCAATCCATACAGATGGTCCCGAAACAAAAATCTGA